A portion of the Oxynema aestuarii AP17 genome contains these proteins:
- a CDS encoding DUF5666 domain-containing protein, giving the protein MKLLVGPVLMLMGLVGCTSAAQMHNGTLTGTVERVWEDGFSINTGDRTVNVDSSDVCGDNTQQSVSVGDELTVEGEFDDGEFDAASMTSPSGEDICSAPEQTQSSATEQTQESAITGTVERVWEDGFSINTGDRTVNVDSWDVCGDNTQQSVSVGDELTVEGEFDDGEFDASAITNTNGENICSAASS; this is encoded by the coding sequence ATGAAACTATTGGTTGGGCCTGTCCTGATGCTAATGGGCTTAGTTGGTTGTACGAGTGCTGCACAGATGCACAATGGTACTCTGACAGGCACTGTAGAGCGGGTCTGGGAAGATGGGTTCAGCATCAATACGGGCGATCGCACCGTCAATGTGGATAGCTCGGATGTGTGTGGCGACAACACTCAGCAAAGCGTATCGGTCGGTGATGAACTCACTGTAGAAGGGGAATTTGATGATGGCGAGTTTGATGCTGCAAGCATGACCAGTCCTAGCGGCGAAGATATTTGCTCTGCCCCTGAGCAAACCCAGAGTTCCGCCACTGAGCAAACCCAGGAATCTGCCATAACAGGCACTGTAGAGCGGGTCTGGGAGGATGGATTCAGCATCAATACGGGCGATCGCACCGTCAATGTGGATAGCTGGGATGTGTGTGGCGACAACACTCAGCAAAGCGTATCGGTCGGTGATGAACTCACTGTAGAAGGGGAATTTGATGATGGCGAGTTTGATGCCTCAGCCATTACGAACACCAATGGCGAGAATATTTGTTCAGCAGCATCTAGCTGA
- the ftsH3 gene encoding ATP-dependent zinc metalloprotease FtsH3 produces the protein MNKRWRNAGLYVLLAIVVIALATAFFDKQPQTRETWRYSQFIQKVENNAVEKVSISADRAKALVQVADGSKVMVNLPPDPDLIDILTQNNVNIEVVPQSDDGFLFKALSSLFFPILLLVGLFFLLRRAQSGPGSQAMNFGKSKARVQMEPQTQVTFGDVAGIEQAKLELSEVVDFLKNADRFTAVGAKIPKGVLLVGPPGTGKTLLAKAVAGEAGVPFFSISGSEFVEMFVGVGASRVRDLFEQAKNNAPCIVFIDEIDAVGRQRGAGLGGGNDEREQTLNQLLTEMDGFEGNTGIIIIAATNRPDVLDAALLRPGRFDRQVVVDRPDYAGRLEILKVHARGKTLAKDVDLEKIARRTPGFTGADLSNLLNEAAILAARRNLSEISMDEINDAIDRVLAGPEKKDRVMSEKRKTLVAYHEAGHALVGALMPDYDPVQKISIIPRGRAGGLTWFTPSEDRMDSGLYSRAYLQNQMAVALGGRIAEEIIFGEEEVTTGASNDLQQVARVARQMVTRFGMSDRLGPVALGRQQGNMFLGRDIMAERDFSEETAAAIDDEVRNLVDQAYRRAKEVLVSNKAVLDRLAQMLIEKETVDAEELQEILETSDVKMAAIA, from the coding sequence GTGAATAAACGGTGGAGAAACGCCGGACTATATGTGCTACTAGCGATCGTCGTCATCGCCTTGGCGACCGCTTTCTTTGACAAACAGCCGCAAACCCGCGAAACGTGGCGCTACAGTCAATTTATTCAAAAAGTAGAAAATAACGCCGTTGAAAAAGTCAGTATCAGTGCCGATCGCGCCAAAGCCTTAGTGCAAGTCGCCGACGGCAGCAAAGTCATGGTCAACCTGCCACCAGATCCCGACCTGATCGACATCCTGACCCAAAACAACGTCAACATCGAAGTCGTCCCCCAAAGCGACGATGGCTTCTTGTTCAAAGCCCTCAGCAGCCTGTTCTTCCCGATCTTACTGCTCGTCGGTCTGTTCTTCCTCCTGCGCCGCGCCCAAAGCGGTCCGGGTTCCCAAGCGATGAACTTTGGCAAATCCAAAGCTCGCGTGCAGATGGAACCGCAAACCCAAGTCACCTTTGGCGACGTCGCCGGAATCGAACAAGCCAAACTCGAACTGAGCGAAGTAGTGGACTTCCTCAAAAACGCCGATCGCTTTACCGCCGTCGGCGCCAAAATCCCCAAAGGCGTTCTGCTCGTCGGCCCTCCGGGAACCGGGAAAACCCTGTTAGCCAAAGCCGTCGCCGGAGAAGCAGGAGTCCCCTTCTTCAGCATTTCCGGTTCGGAATTCGTGGAAATGTTCGTCGGGGTCGGTGCCTCTCGGGTGCGCGACTTGTTCGAGCAAGCCAAAAACAACGCCCCTTGCATCGTCTTCATCGATGAAATCGACGCCGTGGGTCGCCAACGGGGTGCGGGTCTCGGCGGCGGGAACGACGAACGGGAACAAACCCTCAACCAGTTGCTGACCGAAATGGACGGCTTCGAGGGCAACACCGGAATTATCATCATCGCCGCTACCAACCGTCCCGACGTTCTCGACGCCGCCTTATTGCGTCCCGGTCGATTCGATCGCCAAGTGGTGGTCGATCGCCCCGACTACGCCGGACGCCTCGAAATCCTCAAAGTTCACGCCCGAGGCAAAACCCTCGCCAAAGACGTCGATCTCGAAAAAATCGCCCGTCGGACTCCCGGGTTCACCGGGGCGGACTTGTCCAACTTGTTGAACGAAGCTGCAATTTTAGCGGCCCGTCGCAACTTGAGCGAAATCTCGATGGACGAAATCAACGACGCCATCGATCGCGTCCTCGCCGGACCGGAGAAAAAAGACCGGGTGATGAGCGAAAAACGCAAAACCCTCGTCGCCTATCACGAAGCCGGACACGCCCTCGTGGGCGCCTTGATGCCGGATTACGATCCAGTACAGAAAATCAGCATCATCCCGCGCGGTCGTGCAGGGGGGTTGACCTGGTTCACTCCGAGTGAAGACCGCATGGATTCGGGCCTTTACAGCCGCGCTTACCTCCAAAATCAGATGGCGGTCGCCCTCGGCGGTCGGATTGCGGAAGAAATTATCTTCGGCGAAGAAGAAGTAACCACGGGCGCCTCGAACGACTTGCAGCAGGTGGCTCGGGTGGCGCGCCAGATGGTGACCCGCTTCGGAATGAGCGATCGCCTCGGCCCGGTCGCCCTCGGTCGCCAGCAGGGGAATATGTTCCTCGGTCGCGACATCATGGCGGAACGGGATTTCTCCGAAGAAACGGCGGCGGCGATTGACGACGAAGTCCGGAACTTGGTCGATCAAGCTTACCGTCGGGCGAAAGAGGTTCTCGTCAGCAACAAAGCGGTTCTCGATCGCCTCGCGCAAATGCTGATCGAGAAAGAAACCGTGGACGCGGAAGAGTTACAGGAAATTCTCGAAACCTCCGACGTCAAAATGGCGGCGATCGCCTAA
- a CDS encoding peptidoglycan-binding domain-containing protein — MDSLAFIHLAQAYDEPLPAPEPVKVNWRQVRRRSLRSILPLGIALSLFGAIAPAFALLKDGDYGAKVTQIQKRLQELGYFQADATGYYGDYTTSAVKHFQRQNGLKEDGVVGSQTEAALQATYPATPEPDTQPTVRRGDRGATVLRVQRQLSSLKYFDYRNMDGVFDAETEKAVSQFQRDRGLKVDGVVGLKTHTTLRNLTGL; from the coding sequence ATGGACTCTTTAGCATTTATCCATCTGGCTCAAGCTTACGACGAACCCTTACCCGCCCCCGAACCCGTCAAGGTGAACTGGCGCCAAGTCAGACGGCGATCGCTGCGATCGATCTTGCCTTTGGGGATTGCCCTCTCTTTGTTTGGGGCGATCGCTCCCGCATTCGCCCTACTCAAAGACGGCGATTACGGCGCCAAGGTCACTCAAATTCAAAAGCGCTTGCAAGAACTCGGTTATTTCCAAGCCGACGCCACCGGATATTACGGCGACTATACCACCAGTGCCGTCAAGCATTTTCAACGGCAAAATGGCTTGAAAGAAGATGGCGTCGTCGGTTCCCAAACGGAAGCCGCCTTGCAAGCGACCTATCCCGCCACCCCCGAACCGGACACCCAACCCACGGTCAGACGCGGCGATCGCGGCGCCACGGTGTTGCGGGTTCAACGTCAGTTGAGTTCGCTCAAGTATTTCGACTATCGCAATATGGATGGCGTGTTTGACGCGGAAACGGAAAAAGCCGTTTCCCAATTTCAGCGCGATCGCGGTTTGAAAGTCGATGGCGTGGTCGGCTTAAAAACTCACACGACCCTGAGAAATCTCACGGGTTTGTAA
- a CDS encoding RusA family crossover junction endodeoxyribonuclease, with translation MGRQQVTIADSFWRLPPEMSSSLSDCLIRALFFMPSLSTLNSLDANATPTQQAGDPSSSAATEPNLSPLERLAERIRQAHRQCQAAIDFGLLQAHDAGACLVRAQAQLPPDRWSVWLAESCQISENTAQTYIAIARGWPGLEQAPSLPPGRSPASQKPDGSGDEKKGDLHSPTAIMAEPVLKPVDPSDRSQPFDAKDPVAPPTSAKPTPAKRSDRPKTSEVFSFWIPGRVSPKARPRVTANGTYLPKPYRQWRLRAEGEILMQLQQMHPQPQLPIQQAAVQVVLHGKHRGDGDNLAGSILDSLVGAGVLPSDSLKHLPYGCWRHVPDSQTGVQIDIKPLPPSR, from the coding sequence ATGGGTCGCCAACAGGTTACGATCGCCGATAGCTTTTGGCGGCTTCCGCCGGAAATGTCAAGTTCATTGTCCGATTGCCTGATTCGAGCGCTATTTTTTATGCCTTCCCTTTCTACACTCAACTCTCTCGATGCGAACGCTACGCCCACGCAACAGGCGGGCGATCCCTCGTCGAGTGCTGCGACCGAGCCGAATTTATCCCCTTTGGAGCGATTGGCGGAGCGGATTCGTCAGGCTCATCGTCAATGTCAGGCGGCGATCGATTTCGGTCTGCTCCAAGCCCACGATGCGGGAGCTTGCTTGGTTCGCGCTCAAGCCCAGTTACCGCCGGATCGCTGGTCGGTTTGGCTCGCCGAGTCGTGCCAGATTTCTGAAAACACCGCTCAAACCTATATCGCGATCGCCCGAGGATGGCCGGGGTTGGAACAGGCGCCCTCGTTGCCCCCCGGGCGATCGCCCGCCTCCCAAAAACCGGACGGGTCCGGGGACGAAAAGAAAGGTGATTTACACTCACCTACTGCTATCATGGCCGAACCCGTGCTTAAACCCGTCGATCCGAGCGATCGTTCTCAACCATTTGACGCCAAAGACCCGGTAGCGCCCCCAACCTCGGCGAAACCGACCCCAGCGAAACGCTCCGATCGCCCCAAAACTTCGGAGGTGTTCAGTTTCTGGATTCCCGGACGAGTCAGCCCCAAAGCCCGTCCTCGGGTGACCGCCAACGGCACCTATTTACCCAAGCCTTACCGTCAGTGGCGACTGCGGGCCGAAGGGGAAATTTTGATGCAGTTGCAGCAAATGCATCCCCAACCACAATTGCCGATCCAACAGGCGGCGGTTCAGGTGGTCCTGCACGGCAAACATCGCGGTGATGGCGACAATCTCGCCGGATCGATTCTCGACAGTCTGGTCGGCGCGGGGGTGTTGCCTTCGGACAGTCTCAAGCATTTGCCTTACGGCTGCTGGCGCCACGTCCCGGACTCGCAAACCGGAGTGCAGATCGATATCAAGCCTTTACCTCCGAGTCGGTGA
- a CDS encoding diguanylate cyclase, with amino-acid sequence MLSLSTPDLSRASFSRFRTPTFHLESTVRELSLYQFQVESHRLGKEIAEAFDRNPLLPGVVLLDNGQFEGMISRRRFFEHLSRPYGLELFFKRPVKSLYRFAHSDVLCLPSSMTIVMAAQAVLHRSPHLLYEPLVVEMAANDYRLIDVHQLLLAHAQIHQLATELLNNLYQQLETANRELKRQASLDGLTQLANRRKFDEYLQQEWWRMARERQPLALILCDIDWFKSYNDTYGHQAGDCCLQTVAQTLRHGVRRSTDLMARYGGEEFAAILPNTDLDGAFAVAQQLRSRVKALDITHGGCVPPGVVTLSVGVASQVPSSASSPEDLIAAADGALYRAKERGRDRVVVCDTCYDLARDA; translated from the coding sequence ATGTTGAGTCTCTCTACCCCGGACTTGTCTCGTGCGTCATTTTCCCGATTTCGCACGCCCACCTTCCATTTAGAATCCACCGTCCGCGAATTGTCCCTCTATCAATTCCAGGTCGAATCCCATCGGTTGGGCAAAGAAATCGCCGAAGCCTTCGATCGCAATCCCCTACTTCCCGGCGTGGTTTTATTAGATAACGGCCAATTTGAAGGGATGATATCTCGCCGTCGCTTTTTCGAGCATCTCAGCCGTCCTTACGGACTCGAACTGTTTTTCAAACGCCCGGTTAAAAGCCTCTATCGTTTCGCTCACAGTGACGTTCTCTGTTTGCCCAGTTCCATGACGATTGTCATGGCAGCGCAAGCGGTTTTGCACCGATCGCCCCATTTACTCTACGAACCCCTGGTGGTCGAAATGGCAGCGAACGACTACCGTTTAATTGACGTGCATCAACTCCTATTAGCCCACGCCCAAATTCATCAACTGGCGACGGAGTTACTCAACAACCTCTACCAACAATTAGAGACGGCGAATCGAGAATTAAAACGTCAGGCAAGTTTGGACGGACTGACCCAACTCGCCAATCGCCGCAAATTTGACGAATATCTGCAACAAGAATGGTGGCGGATGGCTCGGGAAAGACAACCATTAGCCTTAATTCTGTGCGATATCGATTGGTTTAAGTCTTACAACGATACTTACGGCCATCAAGCGGGAGATTGCTGCTTGCAGACCGTCGCCCAAACCTTGCGTCATGGCGTGCGTCGCAGTACGGATTTAATGGCTCGTTACGGCGGCGAAGAATTTGCGGCGATCCTGCCGAACACCGATCTCGACGGGGCATTCGCGGTGGCGCAACAGTTGAGATCGCGGGTCAAGGCACTCGATATCACTCATGGCGGTTGCGTTCCCCCTGGGGTCGTCACCCTCAGCGTCGGGGTCGCCAGTCAAGTGCCGAGTTCGGCCTCTTCTCCGGAAGATCTGATTGCGGCGGCGGATGGAGCGCTCTACCGAGCGAAAGAACGAGGGCGCGATCGCGTGGTGGTCTGCGACACATGCTACGACCTAGCTCGCGACGCTTAA
- a CDS encoding DUF1963 domain-containing protein: MSNLKHPLPPILAPYRDRIEATIKPYVGIELVPDDSLTWWSSKFPGEQISRADLPYLPKGMSYPQTPEGEYLHLLIQINFAEAPPLEPFPKQGILQFFIANCDYYRIRRKPLAEFNPDLTVGEVRVLLVDSYFYWDDSLNE; this comes from the coding sequence ATGAGCAACCTCAAACACCCCTTACCGCCAATCCTAGCACCCTATCGCGATCGCATCGAAGCAACCATCAAACCCTATGTTGGTATTGAACTGGTTCCCGACGACAGTTTAACCTGGTGGAGTAGCAAGTTTCCCGGAGAGCAAATCAGTCGGGCTGACTTACCGTATTTGCCCAAAGGAATGAGCTATCCTCAGACACCAGAAGGGGAATATTTGCATCTGTTGATTCAGATTAATTTTGCTGAAGCGCCACCTCTGGAGCCATTTCCAAAGCAGGGGATTCTTCAGTTTTTTATTGCGAATTGTGATTATTATCGTATTAGGAGAAAGCCGCTTGCGGAATTTAATCCCGATTTGACCGTGGGTGAAGTCCGAGTTCTGTTGGTGGATTCCTATTTTTACTGGGATGACAGTTTAAATGAGTGA
- a CDS encoding 3'-5' exonuclease: MYIYITPRFRDKQELYSLHRPIERLIEDSQKADETFVKTNLFQTLRSSYLRKDHRRYRFIGSIQQVEQEKILCLLEIFDHDRDYRQFSDRLRDTGKTDLEDLLDPEELKKAIEAQKASNLPSFRWRVPPDMQPWLELPAWGIDANDLVIYESEEWVTRFRKPKIKDYWQTYYQLIGDIAQNSDIGESLPGWPQVRMYGESQSIVYSQILTTDTPPRHILFLIAPFENLPAEADILQLGRKNKFYESASDNLFSGEVPIEKLTVFAQRSYPDYLLADDKCWLEIEREEEANLALSAEEMLLLESVSSLTTDRSSLPIFINGRAGSGKSTMLLYLFSDYCHRKYYNSQQTELSGDPLFLTYNERLLEVAKKGVQKLLVSHHRFQSERTTDDPIPDVSSFFKPFQKFLIELLPLEYQREFSAENYISFFRFKKLYENNCRLPQAKKWNAEICWHVIRSFIKGYRLEGEISPSDYQTTEIVNRRDRTIEISDYQEIYETIWERWYKSTAQEHQYWDDQDLIRKVLELDSYESDYAAIFCDEAQDFTRIELQLIMKLWKLSQYDLQRMPIFSLPFAFAGDPLQTLNPTGFRWSTVKAAFHEAILNELELEIDLNLKELEFNYRSSPPIVRFTNLIQFWRSIIFNLPDLKPQKEWRKVDFPDPQKFILDRQISLQQFKEYVKDTIIIVPCEEGEENEFVQNDEILSQIFVDIGEGEPVKNILSAIAAKGLEFKKVILYKFGEACNPQIWNQDTVSDCPIEFEYFFNKLYVAASRAMERLFIIDSEVGDAQLWRYASSQSELDRFSSHSSNRELWKNAIQLLSSGGVTTITDISEDNPLLIAQEFETKGLNSQNPRLLKRAKQYYSSVGESQKADWCEALALQFEERFREAGRAFVNQCEYERAWDCFWEGMCWDDLLDLSDRHDYYKDRLAVNLAEFMVDRARTDRTLLKFNEFLEKCIVQKHIGSPFLPQWKTAIAEFKSRIAKIDPGSFTREQWLKLGSTFSELDRWGYSSMLRAAGEAFFKAQDYHKAEDCLANGNATEIPQYYLSQAEINPFPEKIEWLAKAGAIDRIVRAWEEAGKPTKMQPASLKAVASALEKEKQYTCALRLYIELDELEKVKECFAQSQTEGDEKLEILGALVTYLIERNQWIEAIAEIDREFSTIAGSETQKLRLKCDIVRAIAYSDLTSIDMNVENRQRYEQFMEQILSQNDWEFHLSMQQIGSALERIGGLVATLKFYERFIGDLATDLKEFARQRWIVTKRKQADYFANQGQVYRADDIRYDLENRLREWGINPTIKFPFYPSLPKYNNDRDDRVQVDGLSADIDLQRLDNGNIKFNVGDLEIKTLGTAENRLFAIEDQTTFDNFKFHLQKRQRSGDAKVREKHPSRQDRWGLEVIDSGYEVEIDFTQERPTIELTLKAIDAKILLSF; the protein is encoded by the coding sequence GTGTACATATATATTACGCCTCGCTTTAGAGACAAACAAGAGCTTTATTCACTCCACAGACCAATAGAACGACTGATCGAAGATAGTCAAAAGGCAGATGAAACCTTTGTGAAAACCAATTTATTTCAAACCCTGCGATCGTCTTACTTAAGAAAAGACCACAGGCGTTATCGATTCATCGGATCGATCCAACAAGTTGAACAAGAAAAGATTTTGTGTCTTTTAGAGATTTTCGACCACGATCGAGACTACAGACAATTTTCAGATCGATTGAGAGACACCGGAAAAACAGACTTAGAAGACCTTCTCGATCCTGAAGAGCTGAAAAAAGCAATAGAAGCGCAAAAAGCATCTAACCTTCCCTCATTTCGTTGGCGCGTTCCTCCGGATATGCAACCTTGGTTAGAACTCCCTGCTTGGGGGATAGATGCCAACGATTTAGTCATTTATGAAAGTGAAGAATGGGTCACCCGATTTAGAAAACCAAAGATTAAAGATTATTGGCAAACCTACTATCAACTGATTGGTGATATCGCTCAAAACAGCGATATTGGCGAATCTTTACCTGGATGGCCTCAAGTTAGGATGTATGGTGAAAGCCAAAGTATTGTTTACAGTCAAATTTTGACTACAGATACTCCCCCCAGGCATATTTTATTTTTAATTGCACCCTTTGAAAATCTACCTGCTGAAGCAGACATCTTGCAGTTAGGTCGTAAAAATAAATTTTATGAAAGTGCAAGCGATAATCTATTTAGTGGCGAAGTTCCTATTGAGAAGTTAACTGTTTTTGCCCAGCGCTCTTATCCGGATTACTTATTAGCTGACGATAAATGCTGGCTGGAGATCGAACGGGAAGAAGAAGCGAATCTAGCCCTTTCCGCAGAAGAAATGCTGCTTTTAGAGTCCGTGTCTAGTTTGACAACCGATCGTTCTTCTTTACCAATTTTTATTAATGGTCGAGCCGGGAGTGGCAAATCTACGATGCTGCTTTATCTATTTTCTGACTATTGCCACCGCAAATATTATAACTCTCAGCAAACAGAGCTTTCAGGAGATCCTTTATTTTTAACCTATAACGAGCGGTTGCTCGAAGTTGCAAAAAAAGGTGTACAAAAACTCTTAGTGTCTCACCATCGTTTTCAGTCAGAACGCACGACCGACGATCCGATCCCCGATGTCAGTTCCTTTTTTAAGCCGTTCCAGAAATTTTTAATAGAACTGCTTCCCTTAGAGTATCAAAGAGAGTTTTCTGCTGAAAACTATATTTCTTTCTTTCGATTTAAGAAATTATATGAAAATAATTGTCGGTTACCTCAAGCCAAAAAATGGAATGCAGAGATTTGCTGGCATGTGATTAGAAGCTTTATTAAGGGATATCGACTAGAAGGAGAAATTTCACCGTCCGACTATCAAACCACAGAAATTGTCAATCGCCGCGATCGCACGATAGAAATTAGTGACTATCAAGAAATTTACGAAACCATTTGGGAGCGATGGTATAAATCTACGGCGCAAGAGCATCAATATTGGGACGATCAGGATTTAATCAGAAAAGTTCTAGAACTCGATTCTTATGAATCGGATTATGCGGCTATTTTTTGTGATGAAGCTCAAGATTTCACGCGGATCGAACTACAGCTCATTATGAAGTTGTGGAAGCTTTCCCAATACGATTTACAAAGAATGCCAATTTTTTCGCTGCCGTTTGCATTTGCCGGAGATCCTTTACAAACGTTGAATCCCACGGGATTTCGGTGGTCTACAGTTAAAGCGGCTTTTCATGAAGCAATTCTGAACGAACTGGAACTAGAGATCGACCTCAACCTCAAAGAATTAGAATTTAATTATCGTTCAAGTCCTCCGATTGTCCGGTTTACCAACTTAATTCAATTTTGGCGTAGCATTATTTTTAATCTACCGGATTTGAAGCCTCAGAAAGAATGGAGAAAGGTAGATTTTCCCGATCCCCAAAAATTCATCTTAGATCGCCAAATTTCTTTGCAGCAGTTCAAAGAATACGTGAAAGACACGATTATCATCGTTCCCTGTGAAGAAGGGGAAGAAAATGAATTCGTGCAAAATGATGAAATCCTCAGTCAAATTTTTGTAGATATTGGAGAGGGAGAACCCGTTAAAAATATTTTGAGTGCGATCGCCGCTAAAGGATTGGAATTCAAAAAAGTAATTCTCTACAAGTTTGGAGAAGCGTGCAACCCGCAAATTTGGAATCAAGATACAGTCAGCGATTGTCCCATTGAGTTTGAATATTTTTTCAATAAATTGTATGTCGCCGCCAGTCGTGCAATGGAGCGCTTATTTATTATTGATTCCGAAGTAGGGGATGCTCAACTCTGGAGGTATGCGAGCAGTCAAAGCGAACTCGATCGATTTTCGAGCCATTCGAGCAATAGAGAACTTTGGAAAAATGCCATTCAATTATTAAGTAGTGGCGGCGTAACGACGATTACAGATATTTCCGAAGACAATCCGCTTTTAATTGCCCAAGAATTTGAAACGAAAGGTTTAAATTCACAAAATCCAAGATTACTCAAACGAGCTAAACAGTACTATAGTTCAGTGGGAGAAAGTCAAAAAGCGGATTGGTGCGAAGCTTTAGCCTTACAATTTGAAGAGCGCTTTCGTGAAGCCGGACGAGCTTTTGTCAATCAATGTGAATACGAACGTGCATGGGATTGTTTTTGGGAAGGGATGTGTTGGGATGATTTGCTCGATTTAAGCGATCGCCACGATTACTATAAAGATCGTCTAGCGGTAAATTTAGCCGAGTTTATGGTGGATCGCGCGCGAACCGATCGCACTCTTTTAAAGTTTAATGAGTTTTTAGAAAAATGTATTGTTCAAAAACATATTGGGTCTCCTTTTTTACCGCAATGGAAAACAGCGATCGCCGAATTTAAGTCTCGCATTGCCAAGATCGATCCAGGATCTTTTACCCGAGAACAATGGTTGAAACTGGGTTCTACTTTTAGCGAATTAGATCGATGGGGATATTCATCGATGTTGCGAGCGGCGGGAGAAGCATTTTTTAAAGCGCAAGACTATCACAAAGCTGAAGATTGTTTGGCCAATGGTAACGCCACCGAAATTCCTCAGTATTATTTATCCCAAGCTGAAATCAATCCTTTCCCCGAAAAGATAGAATGGTTGGCGAAAGCAGGTGCGATCGATCGCATCGTTCGAGCATGGGAAGAAGCGGGAAAACCGACGAAGATGCAACCTGCTTCCTTAAAAGCTGTTGCCTCGGCTTTAGAAAAGGAAAAGCAATACACCTGTGCTTTGCGTTTATATATTGAACTAGACGAACTTGAGAAGGTCAAAGAATGCTTTGCTCAGAGTCAAACTGAAGGGGATGAAAAACTGGAGATTCTTGGGGCTTTAGTGACCTATTTAATCGAGCGTAATCAGTGGATTGAGGCGATCGCAGAAATTGACCGAGAGTTCTCGACAATCGCCGGATCCGAAACGCAAAAATTACGGCTAAAGTGCGATATCGTGCGCGCTATTGCTTACTCGGATTTAACCTCCATCGATATGAATGTGGAGAACCGCCAACGATACGAACAATTCATGGAGCAAATTTTAAGTCAGAACGATTGGGAATTCCATCTTTCCATGCAACAGATCGGTTCTGCGCTTGAAAGAATTGGGGGATTGGTTGCTACCCTAAAGTTCTACGAGCGATTTATTGGGGATTTAGCTACAGATCTCAAAGAATTTGCCCGACAACGTTGGATTGTCACGAAAAGAAAGCAAGCCGATTATTTTGCCAATCAAGGGCAGGTTTATCGCGCTGACGATATTCGGTATGACTTGGAAAATCGGTTACGCGAGTGGGGGATTAATCCCACAATTAAATTTCCTTTTTATCCGTCATTGCCTAAATATAATAACGATCGCGACGATCGCGTACAAGTTGACGGGTTATCTGCTGATATCGATCTTCAACGTCTTGATAATGGAAATATTAAGTTTAACGTTGGCGATCTCGAAATTAAAACGCTGGGGACGGCAGAAAATCGCTTGTTTGCAATTGAAGATCAAACGACGTTCGATAATTTCAAGTTTCACTTACAAAAGCGCCAACGAAGCGGGGATGCTAAGGTTCGAGAAAAGCATCCAAGTCGTCAAGATCGATGGGGCTTGGAAGTCATCGATAGTGGCTATGAGGTCGAGATCGATTTTACGCAAGAGCGCCCGACGATCGAACTCACTTTAAAGGCGATCGACGCCAAAATTCTGCTGTCATTTTAA